Genomic window (Nitrospirales bacterium LBB_01):
ATCAAATCCGCCTTATCGGTATGTTTGATGTTGTACGGATCAGTGTAAATGGTTTTTTCTCCGGTTATCTTAAAGCAATCATGACAAATCCAATTGACGTTTTCTATCATAAGTTACGACCTCCTCCATTTAGTTTATCATAAGTCAGTCCCAATGCTGCATTTTATCATATTTGGGGAATTCAATACCAATCAGTTTCTTGACAATGTTTTGCTGCTTTAGTATTATGCTTCAATGAAAAACAATCTCTGGAGATTAATACCATACAGCACACACAGTGCCGGACTTAACATGGCGTTAGATGAGGCGATAGCGGAAAGTGTTGTTGCCGGGGTTGCAGTACCAACTCTTAGATTTTATGGCTGGACAAAACCATCAATAACTATCGGTGCATTTCAGAAAATCAGCGACATCAACTTAAGCAGATGTAATGAGCTTGAAATTGCTGTTGTAAGAAGACCAACCGGCGGCAGGGCTATTCTTCACGGCAATGAACTAACCTACAGTTTTTCCTCAGTTGCGGGCAAATTCGGGCGGACTCACGCAAGTGTTCCATTTACCGACAATCTTTTAAACAACTATAGGCTGATAAGCACTGCTTTCCTTCGTGCTGTTAAAAGTTTTGGGATAGATGCTGTTCTTAGTCAAAGGAGACTAAAAAGAAAAACACTCTCTTTAGGTAATCCGCTATGTTTTGCATCAACGTCTTTCAGCGAACTTACTGTGTCAACGGGAGGCGGTGGCTATAAGGTAATGGGAGCAGCCCAAAAACGCTATGACGGCGGGTTTCTTGAACAGGGATCTATTCCTCTTTCGACTGAAAATGGTTTACTAAAAGAACTGTTTACCGAAGCAGACGGGTTATTGCTAGGACTCAACTACTTTAACAGCAGTATTACGATTGAGCTTCTGATGTCAGGCGTTATAAGCGCTTTTGAAGAGACTTTTGACATTACCCTTAAAGAGGGGCATCTTACAAATGAGGAACAGGAGAGCGCTGAATTACATGAAAAAAAATATCACTCCGACAACTGGACTTTAAGAAGATAGATTTTCCAGTACGACAAAAATAATAGCTAAACGTCTGGTCTTGTTCGTCTTTTTTGTGCAAATTCATTTCTTGCCGCATCCATGTTTTTCCTTTTTTTGACGTTTAGATTCATATGTGTCATCAATTCCGAGGAGGGAGGGATTTTATTGTCATTACTGGTTGTTACCATTTTATAGAAATCACAATCATGGCAGATTATTTTTATTTTTTCCTCCCACGATTTATACCTTCTGCCGCCTCCGCACATATCCGTAGTTGCGTTTATGTACATACAGGCACGTCCTGCATTGACTCCTTCAAGGAATCCATCGGCGTCAACATTTACAAAAGCAGGACACTCTTCAAAGCCGTTGCACTTTTTATATTCCCAGCAGTTGATGAACTTATAAGAGTCCTCGTGCACCTTTATTTTTGAAATATTGTGCTTTATCAGATCCAAAATGTGGGCATCTCCGAGCACTACGCCGCACTCTATCAACGGTTCATCTTTACCGGGGAGATAGACGTTTTCCGCTAATATCATACCGCTTTTGATTTGAACGTCTGTAATCTGTTTCACTCCTGTTATCACTGCTCTTTTCAAACCGAACGCTTTCTCTACATACCCATACATTCGCTTCAGCGTAAAGGGTCTTACCAGAATATCCACTATTACGTCGCACTTCTTCAGAAGTCTTTGCACTTGTTCTAAGTCAGTCTGGGAACTCATTATGGCCAGAATCTTGAACTTGGCATTAGAGTATTGAATCGTATAGATAAATTCACAAAAAGCTTCGAGACCATCAAAATAGCATTCGTCAATAATTAAGAGGTCACAACGCATCGTAAAAAGAAATATCTCAAGACGCCTAAAGCTGTTGCATCCGTTTGCCACAACCACACCCTTATAGAACTCCATCAAACTCCATATTACAGAAGAGAAAA
Coding sequences:
- a CDS encoding lipoate--protein ligase family protein, whose protein sequence is MKNNLWRLIPYSTHSAGLNMALDEAIAESVVAGVAVPTLRFYGWTKPSITIGAFQKISDINLSRCNELEIAVVRRPTGGRAILHGNELTYSFSSVAGKFGRTHASVPFTDNLLNNYRLISTAFLRAVKSFGIDAVLSQRRLKRKTLSLGNPLCFASTSFSELTVSTGGGGYKVMGAAQKRYDGGFLEQGSIPLSTENGLLKELFTEADGLLLGLNYFNSSITIELLMSGVISAFEETFDITLKEGHLTNEEQESAELHEKKYHSDNWTLRR